The following proteins are co-located in the Streptococcus anginosus genome:
- the fabF gene encoding beta-ketoacyl-ACP synthase II: MKLNRVVVTGYGVTSPIGNTPEEFWDSLKEGKIGIGPITNFDPSVIGVHNAAEIKDFPLEKHFVKKDKNRMDMYSIYAIHAALEALENAHLDTETVDHDRFGVIVSSGIGGLKELQDQIIRMHERGANRIQPLFIPKALSNMGAGNIAIRVGANGVCKSITTACASSNDAIGEAFREIKFGFQDVILAGGSECSINEIGIGGFAALTALSTNEDPKRSSIPFDKDRNGFVMGEGAGVLVIESLEHAEKRGATILAEIVGYGNTCDAYHMTTPSPAGTGAAKAMKLAIEEAGLQPSDIAYVNAHGTSTQANEKGESQAIVSVLGKEVPVSSTKSFTGHLLGAAGAVEAIATIEAMRHNFVPMTAGTQELSDDIEANVIYGQGQEHDIPYAISNTFGFGGHNAVLAFKRWEA, encoded by the coding sequence ATGAAACTAAATCGAGTTGTTGTAACAGGATATGGAGTAACTTCACCTATTGGAAACACACCCGAAGAGTTTTGGGATAGTCTAAAAGAAGGGAAGATTGGTATTGGTCCAATTACGAATTTTGATCCTAGTGTGATTGGTGTACATAATGCAGCAGAAATTAAAGATTTCCCGCTAGAAAAACATTTTGTTAAAAAAGACAAAAATCGTATGGATATGTATTCTATTTATGCCATTCATGCAGCTTTAGAAGCGTTAGAAAATGCTCATCTAGATACCGAGACAGTTGACCATGATCGATTTGGTGTCATTGTATCTAGTGGGATTGGTGGCTTAAAAGAATTGCAAGATCAAATTATCCGAATGCATGAAAGAGGAGCCAATCGTATCCAACCGCTCTTCATTCCTAAAGCACTTTCAAATATGGGAGCTGGAAATATCGCTATTCGTGTGGGAGCTAATGGGGTGTGTAAATCTATTACAACTGCTTGTGCGTCTTCTAATGATGCTATTGGAGAGGCATTCCGTGAAATCAAATTTGGTTTTCAAGATGTTATTTTAGCAGGTGGTTCTGAATGCTCTATCAACGAAATTGGCATCGGCGGTTTTGCAGCTCTTACAGCTCTGTCCACAAATGAAGATCCAAAACGTTCATCTATTCCATTTGATAAAGATCGAAATGGATTTGTAATGGGAGAAGGTGCAGGTGTTTTGGTAATTGAAAGCCTAGAACATGCTGAAAAACGTGGGGCAACGATTTTAGCAGAAATTGTGGGGTATGGAAATACTTGTGACGCTTATCACATGACAACACCATCACCAGCTGGTACAGGGGCTGCTAAAGCTATGAAACTAGCCATTGAAGAAGCAGGATTACAACCTTCAGACATTGCCTATGTGAATGCTCACGGGACCTCCACACAAGCCAATGAAAAAGGTGAAAGTCAAGCGATTGTTAGTGTTCTTGGAAAAGAAGTACCAGTTTCTTCTACGAAATCTTTCACAGGTCACCTTCTTGGTGCAGCTGGTGCAGTAGAAGCTATTGCAACGATTGAGGCAATGCGTCATAACTTTGTACCGATGACTGCAGGAACGCAAGAACTTTCAGATGATATCGAGGCGAATGTCATCTATGGTCAAGGGCAAGAACATGATATTCCGTATGCGATTTCAAATACCTTTGGCTTTGGTGGGCATAATGCTGTACTTGCATTCAAGCGCTGGGAGGCTTAA
- the fabG gene encoding 3-oxoacyl-[acyl-carrier-protein] reductase, with the protein MELKGKNVFITGSTRGIGLAMAHKFASLGSNIVLNGRREIDEVLVSEFSDYGVQVASISGDVSDSTDAKRMVEEAIEKLGSVDILVNNAGITKDKLMLKLTEEDFEQVLKVNLVGAFNMTQAVLKPMSKARQGAVINVSSVVGLIGNVGQANYAASKAGLIGFTKSVAREVAARNVRVNAIAPGMIESDMTDVLSDKVKEATLAQIPMKRFGNTSEVAEVAAFLARQEYLTGQVIAIDGGLTMR; encoded by the coding sequence ATGGAACTGAAAGGTAAAAATGTTTTTATAACTGGTTCAACACGTGGAATTGGTCTTGCGATGGCACATAAGTTTGCAAGTCTAGGTTCCAACATTGTTTTAAACGGTCGCCGTGAGATTGATGAGGTGCTCGTCTCTGAATTTTCAGATTATGGTGTACAAGTGGCTTCTATCTCTGGTGATGTGTCAGATAGCACGGATGCTAAGCGGATGGTAGAAGAAGCTATCGAAAAACTTGGAAGCGTGGATATTCTAGTCAATAATGCAGGTATTACAAAAGATAAACTCATGCTAAAATTGACAGAGGAAGATTTTGAACAGGTCTTGAAAGTGAATCTTGTTGGTGCTTTTAATATGACGCAAGCGGTTTTGAAGCCAATGTCGAAAGCTCGTCAAGGTGCTGTTATCAATGTATCAAGTGTGGTTGGTTTGATTGGCAATGTCGGTCAAGCAAACTATGCGGCTTCTAAGGCTGGACTGATTGGATTTACTAAGTCTGTAGCGCGTGAAGTAGCAGCTCGCAATGTACGAGTGAATGCTATTGCGCCAGGTATGATTGAGTCAGATATGACCGATGTTTTGTCTGATAAAGTGAAAGAAGCTACGTTAGCACAAATTCCAATGAAACGCTTTGGGAATACCAGCGAAGTGGCAGAAGTGGCAGCCTTTCTAGCTCGTCAAGAGTATTTAACTGGGCAAGTCATTGCCATTGATGGCGGGTTAACCATGAGGTAG
- the fabD gene encoding ACP S-malonyltransferase, with product MTKTAFLFAGQGAQYLGMARDLYDQFDVVRATYDEASQVLGYDLRYLIDNEEEKLNQTRHTQPAILTTSVAIYRLLQEKGMQADMVAGLSLGEYSAMVAAGALDFKTAVALVAKRGAFMEEAVPAGSGKMVAVLNADLATIEVACQKASQLGIVSPANYNTPSQIVIGGEAEAVDKAVELLKEAGVKRLIPLNVSGPFHTALLKPASDKLVKVLETVEFADFKLPLVGNIKATVMEQGQIKELLTRQVMEPVRFYDSIATMQKAGVTNFIEIGPGKVLSGFVKKIDKSAKVAHVEDVRSLSTLLENKE from the coding sequence ATGACTAAAACAGCCTTTCTATTTGCAGGTCAGGGTGCTCAGTATCTGGGAATGGCTCGTGACCTTTACGATCAGTTTGATGTAGTGAGGGCAACCTATGATGAAGCAAGTCAAGTATTGGGCTATGATCTACGATATCTGATAGATAATGAGGAAGAAAAGCTCAACCAGACACGCCATACTCAGCCAGCAATTTTAACCACTTCGGTTGCTATTTACCGATTATTGCAAGAAAAAGGAATGCAAGCTGATATGGTAGCAGGCCTTTCTCTTGGGGAATACTCTGCCATGGTAGCAGCAGGTGCTTTGGATTTTAAAACAGCGGTTGCTTTGGTTGCGAAACGTGGTGCTTTTATGGAAGAAGCAGTTCCTGCTGGCTCTGGTAAAATGGTTGCGGTTTTAAATGCCGATTTAGCTACAATTGAAGTGGCTTGTCAAAAGGCAAGCCAGCTGGGAATTGTATCACCAGCAAATTACAATACGCCTAGTCAGATTGTCATTGGTGGCGAAGCAGAAGCGGTTGACAAAGCTGTGGAATTGTTAAAAGAAGCTGGTGTTAAGCGTCTCATCCCTTTGAATGTCTCTGGTCCATTTCATACAGCTTTGCTAAAACCTGCAAGTGATAAACTGGTAAAAGTTTTAGAAACAGTTGAATTTGCTGATTTCAAACTTCCTTTGGTAGGCAATATCAAAGCAACTGTCATGGAACAAGGACAAATTAAGGAACTCTTAACTCGTCAAGTTATGGAACCAGTTCGTTTTTATGATAGTATTGCAACGATGCAAAAAGCTGGTGTAACTAATTTTATTGAAATTGGTCCAGGTAAGGTTCTTTCTGGTTTTGTTAAAAAAATTGATAAATCAGCAAAGGTTGCTCACGTTGAAGATGTTAGAAGTTTATCTACTCTTCTAGAAAATAAGGAATAG
- the fabK gene encoding enoyl-[acyl-carrier-protein] reductase FabK — protein sequence MQTRVTELLNIKYPIFQGGMAWVADGDLAGAVSKAGGLGIIGGGNAPKEVVKANIDKIKSLTDKPFGVNIMLLSPFVEDIVDLVIEEGVKVVTTGAGNPSKYMTRFHEAGITVIPVVPSVALAKRMEKIGADAVIAEGMEAGGHIGKLTTMTLVRQVVEAVDIPVIAAGGIADGRGAAAGFMLGAEAVQVGTRFVVAKESNAHQNYKNMILKAWDIDTTISAQHFGHAVRALKNKLTREFDQAEKDAFKQENPDLTVFENLGAGALANAVVRGDVEHGSVMSGQIAGLVSKEETVEEILKDIYYGAAEVIQKEASRWVGVTRND from the coding sequence ATGCAAACACGGGTTACAGAATTGTTAAATATTAAATATCCTATTTTCCAGGGAGGAATGGCTTGGGTTGCTGATGGTGACTTGGCTGGTGCAGTTTCTAAAGCGGGAGGTCTTGGCATTATCGGTGGTGGTAATGCACCGAAAGAAGTTGTCAAAGCTAATATTGATAAAATTAAGTCATTGACAGACAAACCTTTTGGCGTGAATATCATGCTGTTGTCTCCTTTTGTGGAAGATATAGTTGATTTGGTCATTGAAGAAGGTGTCAAGGTTGTGACAACTGGTGCAGGAAATCCAAGTAAATATATGACTCGTTTCCACGAGGCAGGTATTACGGTCATTCCGGTGGTACCAAGTGTAGCATTGGCTAAGCGAATGGAAAAAATTGGTGCAGATGCAGTCATTGCTGAAGGAATGGAAGCAGGTGGGCATATTGGAAAATTAACCACCATGACTTTGGTTCGTCAGGTAGTTGAAGCAGTTGATATTCCTGTAATTGCAGCAGGAGGGATTGCCGATGGTCGCGGTGCAGCTGCAGGCTTTATGCTTGGTGCAGAGGCTGTTCAAGTGGGAACACGTTTCGTCGTTGCAAAAGAGTCAAATGCGCACCAAAATTATAAAAATATGATTTTGAAAGCTTGGGATATTGATACAACCATTTCTGCTCAACATTTTGGTCATGCAGTACGAGCTTTGAAAAATAAACTAACTAGAGAATTTGATCAAGCAGAAAAGGATGCTTTTAAGCAAGAAAATCCTGATTTAACTGTTTTTGAGAATTTAGGAGCGGGTGCTCTGGCAAATGCAGTTGTTCGCGGTGATGTTGAACATGGCTCTGTCATGTCAGGACAAATTGCGGGGCTTGTCAGCAAAGAAGAAACAGTTGAAGAAATTTTAAAAGATATTTACTACGGTGCAGCAGAGGTAATCCAAAAAGAAGCTAGCCGTTGGGTAGGAGTAACTAGAAATGACTAA
- a CDS encoding acyl carrier protein: MAVFEKVQEIIVEELGKEPSEVTLESTFDDLDADSLDLFQVISEIEDAFDIQIETEEGLNTVGDLVAYVEEKTK; encoded by the coding sequence ATGGCAGTATTTGAAAAAGTACAAGAAATTATTGTGGAAGAACTTGGTAAGGAACCTTCAGAAGTTACTCTTGAGTCAACTTTTGATGATCTTGATGCAGATTCATTGGATTTGTTCCAAGTTATTTCAGAAATCGAAGATGCATTCGATATTCAAATTGAAACAGAAGAAGGATTGAACACAGTTGGTGACTTGGTCGCTTATGTGGAAGAAAAAACAAAATAA
- a CDS encoding beta-ketoacyl-ACP synthase III encodes MNYAKISQVAHYAPSQVVTNDDLAKIMDTSDEWISSRTGIERRHLSQIESTSVLATKVAEQLLEKANINADELDFIIVATITPDSMMPSTAARVQANIGANHAFAFDLTAACSGFIFALSTAEKLISSGRYQKGFVIGSETLSKVLDWSDRSTAVLFGDGAGGVLLESSERQHFLAESQYTDGSRGESLTCGKFGLSSPYSEKEEAAPYLTMDGRKIFDFAIRDVAKSIKNTIESSDIQVEDIDYLLLHQANIRILDKMAKKIGAAREKLPANMMEYGNTSAASIPILLSECVEKGLIHLDGSQTVLLSGFGGGLTWGTLIVTI; translated from the coding sequence ATGAACTATGCTAAAATTAGTCAAGTCGCTCATTATGCTCCGAGTCAAGTGGTTACAAATGATGATTTGGCAAAAATAATGGATACGAGCGATGAATGGATTTCAAGTCGAACAGGAATAGAGCGTCGTCATTTATCACAAATAGAATCAACGAGTGTTTTGGCTACCAAGGTGGCAGAACAATTGTTGGAAAAGGCAAACATCAATGCAGATGAGCTAGACTTTATCATTGTGGCAACTATCACCCCAGACTCTATGATGCCTTCAACGGCTGCACGAGTTCAGGCAAATATTGGTGCAAATCATGCCTTTGCATTTGACTTAACAGCGGCTTGTAGTGGTTTTATCTTCGCTCTGTCAACAGCTGAAAAGTTAATTTCTTCAGGTCGTTACCAAAAGGGTTTTGTTATAGGAAGTGAAACCTTATCAAAAGTTCTTGATTGGTCTGATCGTTCAACTGCAGTTCTTTTCGGTGATGGTGCTGGTGGTGTTTTGCTAGAGAGCTCAGAGCGGCAGCATTTTTTAGCTGAAAGTCAATATACAGACGGTTCGCGTGGGGAAAGCTTGACTTGTGGTAAGTTTGGTTTATCTTCACCTTATTCTGAAAAGGAAGAAGCGGCACCATATTTGACGATGGATGGTCGTAAAATTTTTGATTTTGCTATTCGAGATGTGGCAAAATCTATAAAAAATACGATTGAATCCAGTGATATTCAAGTGGAGGATATTGACTATTTACTATTACATCAGGCCAATATTCGTATTTTAGATAAAATGGCGAAAAAGATTGGTGCAGCGAGGGAAAAACTTCCTGCAAATATGATGGAATATGGGAATACGAGTGCAGCGAGTATTCCAATTCTTTTATCTGAGTGTGTTGAAAAAGGACTCATTCACCTTGATGGCAGTCAAACAGTTTTGCTGTCAGGATTCGGTGGAGGTTTGACATGGGGCACACTTATTGTTACAATTTAG
- the fabT gene encoding fatty acid biosynthesis transcriptional regulator FabT, whose amino-acid sequence MDYQLVNDYLTSIFNNVLVIEESSLRGSRFKDISIKEMHTIDVVGKNPNATPSRVAKELMVTLGTVTTSLNNLERKGYIERTRSEVDRRVVHLNLTKNGRLIYRLHRRFHKRMVERIIEGMDAEEMKVMGKGLTNLYHFLEDLK is encoded by the coding sequence TTGGATTACCAATTGGTCAATGATTATTTAACATCTATTTTCAATAATGTATTGGTTATTGAAGAATCTAGTTTGAGAGGCAGTCGCTTCAAAGATATCTCTATCAAAGAAATGCACACGATTGATGTTGTTGGAAAAAATCCCAATGCGACTCCTAGTCGCGTAGCAAAGGAATTGATGGTGACATTAGGAACCGTAACAACTAGTTTAAATAACCTTGAAAGAAAAGGCTATATTGAACGGACACGTTCAGAAGTTGATCGTCGTGTGGTTCATCTGAATTTGACAAAAAATGGTCGCCTGATTTATCGTTTGCATAGAAGATTTCACAAGAGAATGGTTGAAAGAATCATTGAAGGAATGGATGCTGAAGAGATGAAGGTCATGGGGAAAGGGTTAACTAATCTGTATCATTTTCTAGAGGATTTGAAATAA
- a CDS encoding enoyl-CoA hydratase — protein MQFENILYNVNDGVATLTLNRPEVSNGFNVPMCEEILRAIKMASEDEEIQILLINANGKVFSVGGDLAEMQRAVEADDIQSLVKIAELVNEISYSMKQLSKPVVMSVDGPVAGAAANMVVAADFCIATDRSRFIQAFVGVGLAPDAGGLYLLARAIGVTRATQLAMTGEPLNAEKALNYGLLYKVCEVEKLETTTNQVIKKLKRHSLNSYRAIKELVWKSLFTGWDEYAKLELQLQKTLAFTEDFKEGVRAYAEKRRPKFSGK, from the coding sequence ATGCAATTTGAAAATATTTTATATAACGTTAATGACGGTGTTGCAACATTGACTTTGAATCGCCCAGAGGTTTCCAATGGGTTTAATGTTCCCATGTGTGAAGAAATTTTAAGAGCGATAAAAATGGCTTCTGAAGATGAAGAAATCCAAATTTTGCTCATCAATGCAAATGGGAAAGTATTTTCTGTTGGCGGTGATTTGGCAGAAATGCAACGAGCGGTGGAGGCAGATGATATTCAGTCTTTGGTCAAAATTGCTGAATTGGTCAATGAAATTTCTTACTCAATGAAACAATTATCTAAGCCGGTCGTTATGAGTGTAGATGGGCCAGTCGCTGGTGCAGCAGCTAATATGGTAGTCGCCGCGGATTTCTGTATTGCAACGGATCGTTCTCGTTTTATTCAAGCTTTTGTGGGGGTAGGTCTTGCTCCTGATGCGGGTGGTCTGTATTTACTTGCTAGAGCGATTGGTGTGACGAGAGCAACTCAATTAGCAATGACAGGTGAACCGTTAAACGCAGAAAAAGCTTTAAATTATGGTCTTTTGTATAAAGTTTGTGAAGTTGAAAAGTTAGAAACTACAACGAATCAAGTGATTAAGAAGTTGAAACGTCATTCACTTAATTCTTATCGTGCTATTAAAGAATTGGTATGGAAGAGTTTGTTTACTGGTTGGGATGAGTATGCAAAACTCGAACTACAGTTGCAGAAGACATTGGCTTTCACAGAAGATTTCAAAGAAGGGGTGCGAGCTTATGCTGAGAAGCGTCGACCAAAATTTTCTGGGAAGTAA
- a CDS encoding aspartate kinase translates to MKVVKFGGSSLASAGQLEKVLQIIKADPERRFVIVSAPGKRSTQDTKVTDALVKYYRDYVAGNDVTKHQQWIIQRYRDMALELQLKPNILERISKSFQKLASLPIENNKFLYDTFLAAGENNNAKLIAAYFIQNGVDARYVHPREAGLIVSSEPGNARLLPSSYDKIEELNEADEVLIIPGFFGVTKDDQICTFSRGGSDITGSIIAAGVKADLYENFTDVDGIFAAHPGIIHMPHSIPELTYREMRELAYAGFTVLHDEALIPAYRGKIPLVIKNTNNPTHPGTKIVLKHSNRDFPVVGIAADAHFTSINMSKYLMNREIGFGRKVLQILEDLNIRWEHMPTGIDDLSIILRDRELTPIKEEEILRQLRQKLEVDHAEIEHDLSIIMIVGEKMKSHIGLTATATKALSDNHINIQMISQGSSEVSIMIVINSEQEKAAIKALYKAFFE, encoded by the coding sequence ATGAAAGTTGTTAAATTTGGAGGAAGTTCACTTGCCTCTGCTGGTCAATTAGAAAAAGTATTACAGATTATAAAAGCTGATCCTGAACGTCGATTCGTGATTGTCTCTGCGCCTGGAAAGCGAAGCACTCAGGATACAAAGGTAACAGATGCCCTCGTTAAATATTATAGAGACTATGTTGCTGGTAATGACGTAACAAAGCACCAACAATGGATTATTCAGCGTTATCGAGATATGGCGTTAGAACTGCAACTCAAACCAAATATTCTAGAGAGAATTTCAAAAAGTTTCCAAAAGCTCGCAAGCCTTCCTATCGAAAATAATAAGTTCTTGTACGATACTTTTCTTGCTGCAGGTGAAAATAACAATGCGAAACTCATTGCGGCTTATTTTATACAAAATGGCGTAGATGCTCGTTATGTTCACCCTAGAGAAGCAGGACTCATTGTATCCAGCGAACCAGGAAATGCTCGACTTCTCCCTTCCAGTTATGATAAAATCGAAGAATTAAATGAAGCTGATGAAGTATTGATTATACCAGGATTCTTTGGAGTAACAAAAGACGACCAGATTTGCACCTTTTCACGTGGTGGGTCTGATATTACTGGCTCTATTATTGCTGCAGGTGTAAAAGCTGATCTTTATGAAAATTTTACAGATGTTGATGGTATTTTTGCAGCACACCCTGGCATTATCCACATGCCACACTCCATTCCAGAATTAACTTATCGAGAAATGCGCGAATTAGCTTATGCAGGTTTTACTGTATTACATGACGAAGCACTCATTCCAGCTTACCGTGGGAAAATTCCACTCGTTATTAAAAATACAAATAACCCTACTCATCCTGGTACAAAAATTGTTTTAAAGCACAGCAACAGGGACTTCCCTGTAGTAGGTATTGCTGCAGATGCCCATTTCACCAGTATTAACATGTCTAAATACCTCATGAACCGTGAAATCGGTTTTGGTAGAAAAGTTCTGCAAATATTGGAAGATCTAAATATCCGCTGGGAGCACATGCCTACCGGTATCGATGACTTATCTATTATTCTTCGGGATCGTGAATTAACCCCCATTAAAGAGGAAGAAATTCTTCGTCAATTAAGACAAAAGTTAGAAGTCGACCACGCAGAAATCGAACACGATCTCTCAATCATTATGATTGTCGGTGAAAAAATGAAAAGTCACATCGGTTTGACCGCTACCGCAACTAAAGCACTATCAGATAATCACATTAATATCCAAATGATTTCCCAAGGATCAAGTGAAGTTTCAATCATGATTGTTATCAATTCCGAACAAGAAAAAGCAGCTATAAAAGCACTATACAAAGCTTTTTTTGAATAA